One Sodalinema gerasimenkoae IPPAS B-353 DNA segment encodes these proteins:
- a CDS encoding leucine-rich repeat domain-containing protein, whose protein sequence is MMAFSVLSRLGVLLGAVALVFTPQNLLAQSPEESREAFEALCESRELDREAQQTLNALLGLAETEDCTLAARVLAKTNDLNLSVQELSDLSPLRSLAHLTRLDLSINAIADISPLADLSRLQILLVSRNQIRDISPLRDLELQQLNLDGNQISDLSPLSDNQTLTILTARDNEINDLSPLENFPLVTSLFLEGNQIEDLSPLANLSTLQGVDLSRNRVQDVNPLTGLDRLEWVALSDNQITDVSPFTALKDLYELDLSGNQIQDLTPLAAMLNMRELFLGRNQIRDVTPLGELTRLSALFLEDNQIADVSPLRSLETLNRLTLMNNPLESSTCPIEPEQACRF, encoded by the coding sequence ATGATGGCATTCTCGGTTCTATCTCGGTTGGGCGTCCTGTTAGGGGCGGTTGCCCTTGTTTTCACTCCTCAAAACCTCCTGGCTCAGTCCCCAGAAGAGTCTAGGGAGGCGTTTGAGGCTTTATGTGAGTCACGAGAACTTGACCGTGAGGCTCAACAGACTCTCAATGCTCTGTTGGGCCTGGCTGAGACGGAGGATTGTACCCTGGCGGCTCGGGTGCTAGCGAAAACCAACGACCTCAACTTGAGTGTGCAAGAGCTATCGGATCTCTCGCCGCTGCGGAGTCTCGCTCACCTGACTCGTTTGGATCTCAGCATCAATGCGATCGCCGATATTTCCCCGTTGGCGGATTTGAGCCGCTTACAAATTTTACTCGTCTCCAGAAATCAGATTCGAGATATTTCGCCTCTACGGGATTTGGAGTTACAACAACTGAACCTAGATGGTAATCAAATTTCTGATCTGTCTCCCTTGTCCGACAATCAGACGCTTACCATCTTGACGGCTCGGGATAATGAGATTAATGACTTAAGCCCGCTCGAAAATTTTCCCCTGGTGACCTCTTTATTTTTGGAAGGGAACCAGATCGAGGATTTATCGCCCCTTGCTAACCTCTCCACCCTCCAGGGGGTTGATCTCAGCCGCAACCGAGTCCAGGATGTGAATCCTCTGACGGGGTTAGACCGATTAGAGTGGGTTGCCCTGAGTGACAATCAGATTACAGATGTCTCTCCGTTTACAGCGTTGAAGGATTTATATGAACTGGATTTAAGTGGCAACCAAATTCAGGATCTAACTCCGTTAGCCGCCATGTTAAATATGCGAGAGTTGTTTCTCGGCCGCAACCAGATTCGCGATGTCACGCCCTTAGGGGAGCTAACGCGTCTGAGTGCCTTGTTTTTAGAGGACAATCAAATTGCCGATGTCAGTCCTCTGAGGAGTTTGGAAACGCTCAATCGCCTGACCCTGATGAATAACCCCCTGGAGTCCTCCACCTGTCCCATTGAGCCAGAACAAGCCTGTCGCTTTTGA
- the gloA gene encoding lactoylglutathione lyase, which yields MRLLHTMLRVGNLEESLKFYCDVLGMKLLRQKDYPGGEFTLAFVGYGDEADHSVIELTYNWGVDSYEIGDGYGHIALGVDDIYQTCDAIKQRGGKVVREPGPMKHGSTVIAFVEDPTGYKIELIQLGTQGSAKDSKEMAGQSA from the coding sequence ATGCGACTACTACACACGATGCTACGGGTTGGCAACTTGGAGGAGTCTCTCAAGTTCTACTGCGATGTCTTGGGAATGAAACTCTTACGCCAGAAAGACTATCCTGGTGGTGAGTTTACCCTCGCTTTCGTGGGCTATGGCGATGAAGCCGATCATAGTGTGATTGAGCTGACCTATAACTGGGGTGTCGACAGCTATGAGATTGGCGATGGCTATGGCCATATTGCCCTGGGGGTGGATGATATCTACCAAACCTGTGACGCCATCAAACAACGGGGTGGTAAGGTCGTTCGTGAGCCGGGCCCGATGAAACATGGCTCGACGGTGATTGCTTTCGTTGAAGACCCCACTGGCTATAAAATTGAGCTGATCCAACTGGGAACCCAGGGGTCTGCGAAGGATTCCAAAGAAATGGCAGGGCAGTCGGCCTAG
- a CDS encoding LPS biosynthesis glycosyltransferase, which translates to MNTLVNSLNKVFIIAYKETTDQLEAYLQQEGFDCEVVRQENRPEYQDFSPSYRCLLNHCRAWEKAAESQKLNLIIEADFVPVKDFGKLPLPFPKDSEKFGISWIYTCAPQVYWVSEEGYAQGFSTSAVAYILSPKAASCLTEFADKIGQETDGKVYSTWDSQIDTVLRSHNFKNFIPFRNYGEHGGIPNPEHRQNGLSPGHQADVLWGEMAFTPLYHQNYNPLGIRLKARAKGIARLLKGNFLRRNTFKNSRVPWRLLRFSLRRQLTPRL; encoded by the coding sequence ATGAACACTTTAGTTAATAGTCTCAACAAGGTGTTTATTATTGCTTATAAGGAAACGACGGATCAGTTAGAGGCTTATTTGCAGCAAGAGGGCTTTGATTGTGAGGTGGTGCGGCAAGAGAATCGGCCGGAGTATCAAGACTTTTCCCCCAGTTACCGCTGTCTTCTTAATCATTGTCGAGCTTGGGAGAAAGCGGCTGAGAGTCAAAAGCTAAACTTAATTATCGAAGCTGATTTTGTGCCTGTGAAGGACTTTGGCAAATTACCACTTCCTTTCCCAAAGGATAGCGAAAAATTTGGGATTTCTTGGATTTATACCTGTGCACCTCAAGTCTATTGGGTGTCTGAGGAGGGATATGCTCAAGGGTTTTCAACCTCAGCAGTTGCCTATATTTTAAGTCCTAAAGCGGCGAGTTGTTTGACGGAGTTTGCTGACAAAATAGGTCAGGAGACTGATGGAAAGGTCTATTCGACATGGGATTCACAGATTGATACGGTGCTGCGATCACACAACTTTAAAAACTTTATCCCCTTCCGCAACTATGGCGAACATGGCGGGATTCCCAACCCTGAACATCGTCAAAATGGCTTAAGTCCAGGGCACCAAGCTGATGTTCTTTGGGGAGAGATGGCGTTCACTCCTCTCTACCATCAAAATTATAATCCCTTAGGTATACGACTCAAGGCGAGAGCCAAGGGAATTGCACGGTTACTTAAAGGCAACTTTTTAAGGCGTAACACATTTAAAAACAGTCGCGTTCCTTGGCGATTGCTAAGGTTTAGTTTACGACGCCAATTGACCCCTAGACTTTAG
- a CDS encoding aspartate/glutamate racemase family protein, whose product MRDIKIIVGRWGNMSQYQRNILGVLGGIGPLASAEFMKTIYEYTLGEREQDSPIALLYSDPTFPDRTQSLLAQEEEELLNQLIRSLEQMTEFGVAKIVICCITSHHLFEKYPSHLKDRLISLIDVTLNRVIETQKKHLLVCTKGTRRLEIFEKHPLWKQAQDYVVLPQGDDVDKIHEVIYQIKQNYNLEDLVPVFEKLLDKYGVESFIAGCTEIHLFSKYFSSHHTSYSSVDPLIVIAEDLAAKKLFKQQVVEV is encoded by the coding sequence TTGAGAGATATTAAAATTATTGTTGGGAGATGGGGTAACATGTCGCAATATCAGCGGAATATTCTCGGTGTTTTAGGAGGGATCGGTCCTCTAGCATCGGCGGAGTTTATGAAAACTATTTATGAATACACCCTAGGCGAACGAGAACAAGATTCGCCAATTGCGTTGCTCTATTCAGATCCAACCTTCCCAGATCGAACTCAATCATTATTGGCTCAAGAGGAAGAGGAACTGCTGAACCAGCTCATTCGCTCTTTAGAGCAAATGACTGAGTTTGGAGTTGCTAAGATTGTCATTTGCTGCATTACGTCTCATCATCTTTTTGAGAAATATCCCTCTCATCTCAAAGATAGATTGATTTCTCTGATTGATGTGACCCTAAATCGGGTCATTGAAACCCAAAAAAAGCATCTTCTAGTTTGTACGAAAGGAACCCGACGTCTAGAAATTTTTGAAAAGCACCCACTTTGGAAGCAAGCACAAGACTATGTGGTTCTGCCTCAGGGAGACGATGTTGACAAAATTCATGAAGTGATATACCAAATCAAACAAAACTACAATCTCGAAGATCTGGTTCCCGTATTTGAAAAACTCTTGGATAAGTATGGAGTTGAGTCATTTATCGCCGGCTGTACTGAGATTCATCTATTTTCTAAGTACTTTAGTAGTCATCACACTTCCTATAGTTCTGTTGATCCACTCATCGTGATTGCGGAAGATTTGGCAGCGAAGAAGCTCTTTAAGCAGCAGGTTGTTGAGGTATAA
- a CDS encoding amino acid adenylation domain-containing protein — protein MEYARIQDWFSAIAQQHPKKVAISRANDWISYQELEQQSNHLANVLIRRGAGEGTIVVIFADDSIKVVIAILATLKAGAVFVPLTPETPLGRLQAISESIEPQFWLTQASLLPHLQQLPRTVTQGKHLMILDSGPTVSINTEPFQVLQEEQQESDISAPQRQVDLDAICYIYFTSGSTGKPKGIAGRLKAIAHFIDWEINALKLQRIRSSQLVIPSFDAFLRDIFVPLCCGGTLCVPSGKETLLDTRQLVHWLDEQKVELIHCVPSVFRALLNAGLTSENFPGLRYILMAGEPLLPADVKQWMTIFGDRVQLVNLYGASETTMTKFYYFVSPEDGERSSIPVGQPIPGASLLLVDGQNQPCPIGSEGEIFVKTDYRTLGYYQQPELTDAVFVPNPLTQEPEDIVYKTGDLGKLLDDGNLLFLGRKDFQVKIRGVRIELGEIENLLRSHPQINDVVVVDRDDPRGNKYLCAYTVAKQPLEPGQLREFLLQQLPDYMIPSSFVQLQALPRNINGKVDRKSLPDPRDIQRDRVLPRTAKEAQIAEVWQQVLGCGEVGVTDNFFELGGHSLLAVQLCRALEDSLKQEVPLAALLRSPTIAGLITLLEQDTTTLAGSSIISIQSEGEHPPIFGIHVLGRGMKYYRPLVKQLGPHQPIYGLSFNPKDEKADEANDVKELSRLYIRDLQTLQPQGPYYLLGVSFGGRVAFEMAQQLQAQGQEVALLGLIDTTARTGVKHLPATSRVSGHWQKLQEEGVHYITRKLKARLGRIRYRNKARLAKIYQRFGQPMPETLQTVASREKNIQLKKQHFPQPYHGKVTLFRAKDRKAEVGTEIDPDYGWRDLAVGGLDIYDIPGDHLLMLQEPNVQVLAAKIKEIIEPAPEMSSGDSPM, from the coding sequence ATGGAATATGCACGAATTCAGGATTGGTTTTCAGCCATCGCCCAACAGCACCCAAAAAAAGTGGCGATCAGCCGAGCAAATGACTGGATTTCTTACCAAGAACTAGAGCAACAATCCAACCATCTTGCTAATGTACTTATCCGTCGAGGAGCGGGTGAGGGAACGATTGTGGTCATTTTCGCTGACGACAGCATCAAGGTGGTGATAGCTATTTTAGCCACCCTGAAGGCGGGGGCAGTGTTTGTCCCCCTGACCCCAGAAACCCCCTTAGGTCGTTTGCAGGCGATCTCCGAAAGTATCGAGCCTCAATTTTGGCTCACCCAAGCCTCCTTATTGCCTCACCTGCAACAACTCCCTCGGACAGTGACGCAAGGCAAGCATCTAATGATTTTGGACTCGGGGCCGACTGTTTCAATTAACACTGAACCGTTCCAAGTATTACAGGAGGAGCAGCAAGAGTCAGATATCAGCGCTCCTCAGCGGCAGGTGGACCTAGATGCCATCTGTTACATCTACTTCACCTCGGGGTCAACAGGTAAACCCAAAGGAATTGCCGGCCGTCTAAAGGCGATCGCCCACTTTATTGATTGGGAAATCAATGCCCTGAAGTTACAGAGAATCCGCAGTAGTCAACTGGTGATTCCCTCCTTTGACGCCTTTCTCCGGGATATTTTTGTACCCCTCTGTTGCGGGGGAACCCTCTGTGTCCCCTCCGGAAAAGAAACCCTGCTGGATACTCGTCAGTTAGTTCATTGGCTCGATGAACAGAAGGTGGAGTTGATCCATTGTGTCCCCTCCGTATTTCGGGCCCTCCTCAACGCCGGCCTGACATCCGAGAACTTTCCAGGGTTACGGTATATCCTCATGGCGGGAGAACCCCTACTCCCCGCCGATGTCAAGCAATGGATGACCATTTTCGGCGATCGTGTGCAACTGGTGAACCTTTACGGGGCATCAGAAACTACCATGACCAAGTTTTACTACTTTGTCAGCCCCGAAGACGGAGAACGCTCCTCCATTCCCGTCGGCCAACCCATTCCCGGTGCCAGCCTACTGCTTGTCGATGGCCAGAACCAACCCTGTCCCATTGGCAGCGAAGGGGAAATCTTTGTCAAAACCGATTATCGGACTCTCGGCTATTATCAGCAGCCTGAGCTAACCGATGCGGTTTTTGTGCCAAATCCCCTCACTCAGGAGCCAGAGGATATTGTCTATAAAACAGGGGATTTAGGAAAATTACTCGATGATGGTAACCTACTTTTCTTAGGACGGAAAGACTTTCAAGTTAAAATTCGCGGTGTTCGCATTGAATTAGGAGAAATTGAAAACCTGTTGCGGTCTCATCCGCAGATTAACGATGTGGTGGTGGTGGATCGGGATGACCCCAGAGGAAATAAGTACCTCTGTGCATATACCGTCGCTAAACAGCCCTTAGAACCGGGTCAATTACGCGAGTTTCTCTTGCAACAACTCCCCGACTACATGATTCCCTCTTCTTTTGTGCAGTTGCAAGCCTTACCCCGCAATATAAACGGCAAAGTTGATCGCAAATCTCTCCCCGATCCTCGGGATATTCAGCGCGATCGCGTTTTACCCCGAACCGCTAAAGAAGCACAAATTGCTGAGGTTTGGCAGCAAGTCTTAGGCTGTGGGGAAGTGGGGGTCACGGATAACTTTTTTGAATTGGGAGGACATTCTCTGCTGGCTGTTCAGTTATGTCGTGCCTTAGAAGACTCCTTAAAGCAAGAGGTTCCTTTAGCCGCCTTACTGCGATCGCCCACCATTGCGGGTCTCATCACCCTCCTTGAACAAGATACGACTACCCTTGCCGGGTCTTCCATTATCAGCATCCAATCTGAAGGCGAACATCCCCCCATTTTTGGCATTCATGTTTTGGGCCGGGGGATGAAGTATTACCGTCCCTTAGTTAAGCAGTTGGGTCCACATCAGCCCATCTACGGACTCTCATTTAATCCTAAAGATGAGAAGGCTGACGAAGCTAACGATGTCAAAGAACTATCGCGATTGTATATCCGCGATCTGCAAACCCTCCAACCTCAAGGGCCCTACTACCTTCTCGGGGTTTCCTTTGGAGGACGTGTTGCCTTTGAAATGGCGCAACAATTACAGGCACAGGGCCAAGAGGTGGCTCTGTTAGGATTAATTGACACCACAGCCCGTACGGGTGTTAAACATCTTCCCGCCACCTCCCGAGTCTCGGGACATTGGCAGAAACTTCAAGAAGAAGGGGTTCACTATATTACCCGTAAACTCAAGGCTCGGCTTGGACGTATTCGCTATCGCAACAAGGCCCGATTGGCAAAAATCTATCAACGCTTTGGCCAACCCATGCCTGAAACTTTACAAACTGTCGCTTCCCGAGAGAAGAACATTCAATTGAAAAAACAACACTTTCCCCAACCCTATCACGGGAAAGTGACCCTATTTCGAGCCAAAGATCGCAAAGCCGAAGTGGGGACTGAAATTGACCCTGACTATGGCTGGCGAGATCTTGCGGTGGGAGGTTTGGATATTTATGATATCCCCGGGGATCACTTACTCATGTTGCAAGAACCCAACGTTCAGGTGTTGGCGGCAAAAATCAAGGAGATTATTGAACCGGCGCCCGAGATGAGTTCGGGAGACTCGCCCATGTAG